A region from the Anaeromyxobacter diazotrophicus genome encodes:
- the ilvC gene encoding ketol-acid reductoisomerase, producing the protein MATIYYDKDANLDLVKGKKVAIIGYGSQGHAHALNLRDSGVDVRIGLQAGSKSKAKAEAAGLRVLSVKEAAKEADLVMVLAPDQTQKKLWDEEIAPGMTKGKALFFAHGFNVHFKQIKAPEGVDVVLVAPKGPGHLVRRQFQDGRGIPCLIAVHQDGTGQAKQLGLAYARGIGGTRAGVLETTFKEETETDLFGEQAVLCGGAAALVKAGFETLTEAGYQPESAYFECLHELKLIVDLMYEGGLAWMRHSISDTAEYGDYTRGPRVVNDQTKLEMKRILKEIQSGQFAKEFILENQVGRPTLEMFREHEQEHPIEQVGKRLRDMMSWIREAKKDSSEGR; encoded by the coding sequence ATGGCCACCATCTACTACGACAAGGACGCGAACCTCGACCTCGTGAAGGGGAAGAAGGTCGCCATCATCGGCTACGGCAGCCAGGGGCACGCGCACGCCCTCAACCTGCGCGACTCGGGCGTCGACGTGCGCATCGGGCTCCAGGCCGGCTCCAAGAGCAAGGCCAAGGCCGAGGCGGCCGGGCTGCGCGTGCTCTCGGTGAAGGAGGCGGCGAAGGAGGCCGACCTCGTCATGGTGCTCGCCCCCGACCAGACGCAGAAGAAGCTCTGGGACGAGGAGATCGCGCCCGGCATGACGAAGGGGAAGGCGCTCTTCTTCGCGCACGGCTTCAACGTGCACTTCAAGCAGATCAAGGCGCCGGAGGGCGTCGACGTGGTGCTGGTGGCGCCGAAGGGCCCCGGCCACCTCGTCCGCCGGCAGTTCCAGGACGGCCGCGGCATCCCCTGCCTCATCGCCGTCCACCAGGACGGGACCGGGCAGGCGAAGCAGCTCGGGCTCGCCTACGCGCGCGGCATCGGCGGGACCCGCGCCGGTGTGCTCGAGACGACGTTCAAGGAGGAGACCGAGACCGACCTCTTCGGCGAGCAGGCCGTGCTGTGCGGCGGCGCCGCGGCGCTGGTGAAGGCGGGCTTCGAGACGCTCACCGAGGCCGGCTACCAGCCGGAGAGCGCCTACTTCGAGTGCCTCCACGAGCTGAAGCTCATCGTGGACCTCATGTACGAAGGCGGCCTGGCCTGGATGCGCCACTCCATCTCGGACACCGCCGAGTACGGCGACTACACGCGCGGCCCGCGGGTGGTGAACGACCAGACGAAGCTCGAGATGAAGCGGATCTTGAAGGAGATCCAGTCCGGTCAGTTCGCGAAGGAGTTCATCCTCGAGAACCAGGTCGGGCGCCCGACGCTCGAGATGTTCCGCGAGCACGAGCAGGAGCACCCCATCGAGCAGGTGGGCAAGCGCCTGCGCGACATGATGAGCTGGATCCGCGAGGCCAAGAAGGATTCCAGCGAAGGACGTTGA
- the infC gene encoding translation initiation factor IF-3 codes for MALQPRDPRDRGGNRDARTNRRIKAREVRAVGPEGEQLGILPIEQALARAQELGMDLVEVSPMAKPPVCKIMDYGKFKYTEKKKQNEAKKKQVVVQLKEVKLRPRTEEHDYNVKIGKIREFLHEANKARVTVMFRGREITHRELGQKVLQRVIEDMKEVAVIEAVPRMEGRQMFMILAPNPKMLQRQRDQAKAAAAPSGAAPRPPPPAAAPPAPAAPAAEPAPGTPAEPTTR; via the coding sequence ATCGCACTTCAGCCACGAGACCCTCGCGACCGCGGGGGCAACCGCGACGCCCGCACCAACCGCCGCATCAAGGCGCGCGAGGTGCGCGCCGTCGGGCCCGAGGGCGAGCAGCTCGGGATCCTGCCCATCGAGCAGGCGCTGGCGCGTGCCCAGGAACTCGGGATGGACCTCGTCGAGGTCAGCCCGATGGCCAAGCCTCCCGTCTGCAAGATCATGGATTACGGGAAGTTCAAGTACACCGAGAAGAAGAAGCAGAACGAGGCCAAGAAGAAGCAGGTGGTCGTGCAGCTCAAGGAGGTGAAGCTCCGCCCCCGCACCGAGGAGCACGACTACAACGTCAAGATCGGGAAGATCCGCGAGTTCCTCCACGAGGCGAACAAGGCCCGCGTGACGGTGATGTTCCGCGGCCGCGAGATCACCCACCGCGAGCTCGGCCAGAAGGTCCTCCAGCGCGTCATCGAGGACATGAAGGAGGTCGCGGTGATCGAGGCCGTGCCGCGCATGGAAGGGCGGCAGATGTTCATGATCCTCGCCCCGAACCCGAAGATGCTGCAGCGGCAGCGCGACCAGGCCAAGGCGGCCGCCGCCCCGAGCGGCGCCGCGCCCCGGCCCCCGCCGCCCGCCGCCGCGCCCCCGGCCCCCGCCGCCCCGGCGGCCGAGCCGGCGCCGGGCACCCCGGCCGAGCCGACCACCAGGTAG
- the rpmI gene encoding 50S ribosomal protein L35 — MPKLKTKSGAKKRFQVKKSGAVKFRRAGVRHLATFGKTKKQKVELRGTGHLKDEDAKKIKECFPYAR, encoded by the coding sequence ATGCCGAAGCTGAAGACGAAGAGCGGCGCGAAGAAGCGCTTCCAGGTGAAGAAGAGCGGCGCCGTGAAGTTCCGCCGCGCCGGCGTCCGTCACCTCGCGACGTTCGGGAAGACGAAGAAGCAGAAGGTGGAGCTGCGCGGGACCGGGCACCTCAAGGACGAGGACGCCAAGAAGATCAAGGAGTGCTTCCCGTACGCTCGGTAG
- the rplT gene encoding 50S ribosomal protein L20, protein MRVKKGFKARRRRNRVLKLAKGFRGRRKNCYKRANQAVERALNYSTAHRRRRRRDFRSLWIVRINAAARQNGTTYSRLIAGLTKAGVALDRKVLADLALFVPGDFAAVVKAAQA, encoded by the coding sequence ATGCGCGTCAAGAAGGGATTCAAGGCTCGCCGTCGTCGCAACCGCGTCCTCAAGCTCGCCAAGGGGTTCCGCGGCCGCCGCAAGAACTGCTACAAGCGCGCGAACCAGGCGGTCGAGCGCGCCCTCAACTACAGCACCGCGCACCGCCGCCGCCGCCGCCGCGACTTCCGCAGCCTGTGGATCGTGCGCATCAACGCCGCCGCGCGGCAGAACGGCACGACCTACTCGCGCCTCATCGCCGGCCTGACCAAGGCGGGCGTCGCGCTCGACCGCAAGGTGCTGGCCGACCTCGCGCTCTTCGTCCCGGGCGACTTCGCGGCGGTGGTGAAGGCGGCGCAGGCTTAG
- the pheS gene encoding phenylalanine--tRNA ligase subunit alpha: MADLLSQLEALAAAARRDVAGAADERALEDLRVRFLGKRGELSAALRGMGQLPAEERPRVGEVANRVRDEIEALLAEGRARLARAELEAELSGPPLDPTLPGRRLLPRGHRHPITQAAEEIAAIFGRLGYEVANGPEIELDWYNFEALRIAADHPARDMQDTFYVDAATLGGAAAPRSVVLRTHTSPVQIRAMKRRGRPPIRVICPGRVYRSDYDQTHSPMFHQVEGLCVDEGITFADLKGTLAAFARAYFGPGTRTRFRPSYFPFVEPGAEVDVSCSICGGTGKKDGKRCGTCKETGWVEVLGSGMVHPEVLANGGMPAGVTGFAFGFGVERMAMLRYRVDDLRLFFENDLRFLEQF, from the coding sequence ATGGCCGACCTGCTCTCGCAGCTCGAGGCGCTCGCGGCGGCTGCCCGGCGGGACGTCGCCGGCGCCGCCGACGAGCGCGCGCTGGAGGACCTCCGGGTCCGCTTCCTCGGCAAGCGCGGCGAGCTGTCGGCGGCGCTCCGCGGCATGGGCCAGCTCCCGGCCGAGGAGCGCCCGCGCGTGGGCGAGGTGGCGAACCGCGTCCGCGACGAGATCGAGGCGCTGCTCGCCGAGGGCCGCGCCCGGCTGGCGCGCGCCGAGCTCGAGGCGGAGCTGTCCGGGCCGCCGCTCGATCCCACCTTGCCCGGCCGCCGGCTCCTGCCGCGCGGCCACCGGCACCCGATCACCCAGGCGGCGGAGGAGATCGCCGCCATCTTCGGGCGGCTCGGCTACGAGGTCGCGAACGGGCCGGAGATCGAGCTCGACTGGTACAACTTCGAGGCGCTCCGCATCGCCGCCGACCACCCCGCGCGCGACATGCAGGACACCTTCTACGTCGACGCGGCGACGCTCGGCGGGGCCGCCGCGCCGCGCTCGGTCGTGCTGCGCACGCACACCTCGCCGGTGCAGATCCGCGCCATGAAGCGCCGCGGCCGGCCGCCCATCCGCGTCATCTGCCCGGGGCGCGTCTACCGCTCCGACTACGACCAGACCCACTCGCCCATGTTCCACCAGGTGGAGGGGCTGTGCGTCGACGAGGGCATCACCTTCGCCGACCTCAAGGGCACGCTGGCCGCCTTCGCCCGCGCCTACTTCGGGCCCGGCACCAGGACCCGCTTCCGGCCCAGCTACTTCCCGTTCGTCGAGCCCGGCGCCGAGGTCGACGTCTCGTGCTCGATCTGCGGCGGGACCGGCAAGAAGGACGGGAAGCGCTGCGGGACGTGCAAGGAAACGGGCTGGGTGGAGGTGCTCGGCTCCGGCATGGTCCACCCGGAGGTGCTCGCGAACGGCGGCATGCCGGCGGGCGTCACCGGCTTCGCCTTCGGCTTCGGGGTGGAGCGGATGGCGATGCTCCGCTACCGCGTCGACGATCTGCGGCTCTTCTTCGAGAACGACCTGCGCTTCCTCGAGCAGTTCTGA
- the pheT gene encoding phenylalanine--tRNA ligase subunit beta, which produces MRISYQWLSEYVDGLPAPEELARRLTAVGLEVEAVERRGGELGGVIAARIVASEKHPNAEKLSVTRVDAGQGEPLQVVCGAKNYQVGDVVPLATVGATLPGGVTIGKAKLRGVESSGMLCSAKELGIDADASGLLILPREVQPGTPIAKALGLDDVLLEVNVTPNRPDALSHLGIAREVAAFLGRPVKPPAPRLVEGGGPAGDAVRVRVEAPDRCHRYAARVIEGVKIGPSPAWLARRLEACGVRSISNAVDATNYVLLELGHPLHAFDLDQVAGHEIVARTARPGEKLTTLDGKERALDPEDLLIADRDRGSALAGVMGGGHSEITPGTTRLLLESAWFAPAGIRRTARRHGLKTEASYRFERGADPGMVLPALDRCAALIAELTGGQVRAGVVDAHPRPARRLEVPMRWARPAEVLGAPVPPSEARSILAGLGFAVLREDGEGATFAVPSWRQDVALEEDLIEEIVRSRGFESIPETLPRLALDTPGLPEEARVTARVREALEAAGFSEAVSFSFVPPADLAAYDPAGRPVLLENPISAELSAMRTGVLPSLLRAAERNLRQRVEDVRLYEVARAYGRGPGEGDAPADEWTEVAGVLLGRRSPTGWAAPADRVDLYDAKAALEGVLEALGMAVPRWAARPEPWSHPRASAALVGMREAVLGTAGELHPRVAQAFGLPRGTFAFRLDLAALQAHAELVPRYRGVPRFPAVLRDLAVVVADEVKAGAVVAAVEEEELVEDVTLFDVYTGAPLPAGKKNLALALRYRVPDRTLTDAEVDAAHGRIVARLREDPIIRAELRG; this is translated from the coding sequence ATGCGCATCTCCTACCAGTGGCTGTCGGAATACGTCGACGGGCTCCCCGCGCCGGAGGAGCTGGCGCGGCGGCTCACCGCGGTCGGGCTGGAGGTCGAGGCGGTCGAGCGCCGCGGCGGGGAGCTCGGCGGGGTGATCGCCGCGCGCATCGTCGCCTCGGAGAAGCACCCCAACGCCGAGAAGCTGTCGGTCACCCGCGTCGACGCGGGGCAGGGCGAGCCGCTGCAGGTGGTGTGCGGCGCGAAGAACTACCAGGTGGGCGACGTGGTCCCGCTCGCCACGGTGGGCGCGACGCTCCCGGGCGGGGTGACGATCGGCAAGGCCAAGCTGCGCGGCGTCGAGTCGTCCGGGATGCTGTGCTCGGCCAAGGAGCTCGGGATCGACGCCGACGCCTCGGGCCTGCTCATCCTCCCGCGCGAGGTCCAGCCCGGCACCCCCATCGCGAAGGCGCTCGGCCTCGACGACGTGCTGCTCGAGGTGAACGTCACGCCGAACCGGCCCGACGCGCTCTCCCACCTCGGGATCGCGCGCGAGGTGGCGGCCTTCCTGGGCCGCCCGGTGAAGCCGCCCGCGCCGCGGCTCGTCGAGGGGGGCGGGCCGGCCGGCGACGCGGTCCGCGTCCGCGTCGAGGCGCCCGACCGGTGCCACCGGTACGCGGCCCGCGTCATCGAGGGGGTGAAGATCGGCCCCTCGCCGGCGTGGCTGGCGCGGCGGCTCGAGGCGTGCGGGGTGCGCTCCATCTCCAACGCCGTGGACGCCACCAACTACGTCCTGCTCGAGCTCGGGCACCCGCTGCACGCCTTCGACCTCGACCAGGTGGCCGGGCACGAGATCGTCGCGCGCACCGCCCGCCCGGGCGAGAAGCTCACCACGCTCGACGGCAAGGAGCGCGCGCTCGACCCGGAGGACCTGCTCATCGCCGACCGCGACCGCGGCAGCGCGCTCGCCGGGGTCATGGGCGGCGGCCACTCGGAGATCACGCCCGGCACCACCCGGCTGCTGCTCGAGTCGGCCTGGTTCGCGCCGGCCGGGATCCGGCGCACCGCGCGGCGCCACGGCCTCAAGACCGAGGCCTCGTACCGGTTCGAGCGCGGGGCCGATCCGGGCATGGTGCTGCCGGCGCTGGACCGCTGCGCCGCGCTCATCGCCGAGCTGACCGGAGGGCAGGTCCGGGCCGGCGTGGTCGACGCGCACCCGCGGCCGGCGCGCCGGCTCGAGGTGCCGATGCGCTGGGCGCGCCCAGCCGAGGTGCTCGGGGCGCCAGTGCCCCCCAGCGAGGCGCGGTCGATCCTGGCCGGCCTCGGCTTCGCCGTGCTGCGCGAGGACGGGGAGGGGGCCACCTTCGCCGTCCCGAGCTGGCGCCAGGACGTCGCGCTGGAGGAGGACCTCATCGAGGAGATCGTCCGGAGCCGCGGCTTCGAAAGCATCCCGGAGACCCTGCCGCGCCTGGCGCTCGACACCCCCGGGCTCCCCGAGGAGGCGCGGGTCACCGCCCGGGTCCGGGAGGCGCTCGAGGCGGCCGGCTTCAGCGAGGCGGTGAGCTTCAGCTTCGTGCCGCCCGCCGACCTCGCCGCCTACGATCCGGCGGGGCGCCCGGTGCTGCTCGAGAACCCCATCAGCGCCGAGCTGTCGGCCATGCGGACGGGCGTGCTGCCGTCGCTGCTCCGCGCCGCCGAGCGCAACCTCCGCCAGCGCGTGGAGGACGTGCGGCTGTACGAGGTCGCGCGCGCCTATGGCCGCGGCCCGGGCGAGGGCGACGCCCCGGCCGACGAGTGGACCGAGGTGGCCGGCGTGCTGCTCGGGCGCCGCAGCCCCACCGGCTGGGCCGCGCCGGCCGACCGGGTGGACCTCTACGACGCCAAGGCCGCGCTGGAGGGCGTGCTCGAGGCGCTCGGGATGGCGGTGCCGCGCTGGGCGGCGCGCCCGGAGCCGTGGTCCCACCCGCGGGCGAGCGCCGCCCTGGTCGGCATGCGGGAGGCGGTGCTCGGCACCGCCGGGGAGCTGCACCCCCGGGTGGCCCAGGCCTTCGGCCTGCCGCGCGGGACCTTCGCCTTCCGGCTCGACCTGGCCGCGCTGCAGGCGCACGCCGAGCTCGTGCCGCGGTACCGCGGCGTGCCGCGCTTCCCGGCGGTGCTGCGCGACCTCGCGGTGGTGGTGGCGGACGAGGTGAAGGCGGGGGCGGTGGTGGCCGCGGTCGAGGAGGAGGAGCTGGTGGAGGACGTCACGCTCTTCGACGTCTACACCGGCGCCCCCTTGCCCGCCGGCAAGAAGAACCTCGCGCTGGCGCTGCGGTACCGGGTGCCGGACCGGACCCTCACCGACGCCGAGGTCGACGCCGCGCACGGGCGGATCGTGGCGCGGCTGCGCGAGGACCCCATCATCCGCGCCGAGCTGCGCGGGTAG
- a CDS encoding integration host factor subunit alpha — MTKADIIESVYEKVGFSKKEAAEIVEMVFDTIKETLERGEKIKISGFGNFIVRDKKSRVGRNPQTGEEIEISARRVLTFRPSQVLKNALNASAEAAEAAQQAAAAAAATSAGGGSGTTGQG, encoded by the coding sequence GTGACCAAGGCCGACATCATCGAGAGCGTCTACGAGAAGGTGGGCTTCTCCAAGAAGGAAGCCGCCGAGATCGTCGAGATGGTCTTCGACACCATCAAGGAGACCCTCGAGCGAGGCGAGAAGATCAAGATCTCCGGCTTCGGCAACTTCATCGTGCGCGACAAGAAGAGCCGCGTGGGCCGGAACCCGCAGACGGGCGAGGAGATCGAGATCAGCGCCCGCCGCGTGCTCACCTTCCGGCCGAGCCAGGTGCTGAAGAACGCGCTCAACGCCAGCGCGGAGGCGGCCGAGGCCGCGCAGCAGGCCGCCGCCGCCGCCGCCGCCACGTCGGCGGGCGGGGGCTCCGGCACCACCGGGCAGGGCTGA